The genomic window ATGCCTTACACATTCAACCGTGTCCAAATTGATCGATTACGAGCTATTGATGGCGTTGCAAGGGTTGCACCTTTAGATATTGGCTATAAACAGTGGAAAAATCCAATCAATGGAAGAAATCGTGCTTTGTTGGTGCTTGGTATTGACCCCGACAACAATCTGACGCAGTTTGATTCACTTAGTGGCGATCTTTCGTTGTTGAATCATCCTGAAACGATTTTTGTCGACACCAAAAGTCGGAATGACTACGGTTTTAAGTTCTTCTTGAATCATTCAGACCATTGGGCACAGGTCGGTAATCGACGAGAGAAAGTTTCTGGCAGCTTTGAGCTGGGTCCATCTCTCCGTTATGACGGTAGTATCTTGACTGGAGGTCAAAATTTTCGCCGAATCTTCGGTAGTTACAGCACTGATATCACTAGTGTTGGCCTCTTGAAATTGCAGCCTAATAGCAATATCCATATGATCAAAGAAAAGATCGAATCTATTTTGCCAGATAAGCTTTTGATTCTAACAAAAGATCAAGTGATTGAGCGCGATAAACGTTACTGGCTTGTTTCTACATCGATTGGATATGTTTTTGGGATAGGAGCATGCATGGGACTTCTTGTTGGAATCGTGATTGTTGGTCAGATCATGAACGCTGATGTTTCTACCCACCTGAGTATTTACGCAACACTATTGGCCATTGGCTACCCAAAACTGCGCGTTATGTCGCTAATTATCCGATTAGGTCTTGTTGTTAGCGTACTTGCAATTCTACCTTCATTGGCTGGCGCTAAGGTTCTTTATTCACTCACCAATCTTGCCACTGGCTTGCCGATGCAGTTGACACTCCAGCGTGTCATCACTGTTTCACTGCTTTCACTGATCATGGGGGGAGGATCTGCATATCTTTCGGCTCGACGTGTGATGCGCGCCGATCCCGCGTTACTCTTCAGCTGAGATTATCGCTATGCACAAGATTCCCTTCGCCTGGCTTAATGTCACGAGTGATCGTCAGAAGCTTATTTTTTCAATGCTGGCTATCAGCTTTGCAGTTTTCTTGATGCTAATTCAAATTGGGTTCAAGCAAGCCCTAGTAGATAGCAATACAGCATTTTTACGACTACTTGATTATGATCTTGTTATGATTAGTAAGCGCCGTTATACATCTTTTATTGAGCAAACCTTTCCACGTAGCACACTCATTTCGACACGTGGTGTCGATGGTGTGCTGGATAGTTGTCCCCTCTATCAGACCACAAGTATTTGGAAGCCTATAGGTCAAGCGCTAAGACGCCCAATCCGTGTTTATGCAGTTTCCACGCATTGCCGTGCCAATCCGTTCAGGTCTGCAGGAATTGATCCAAAATTGCTGCAACAGGATTACAGCGTTATTGCTGATCAACTCTCACGACCAGAATATGGAAGTCTTAAGCCTGGTGTTGAGGCTGAATTAGATCGGCGAAGGATACGGATCATTGACGAGTTTCAATTAGGTGCCGACTTTAGTACTGACGGAACTTTGATTATTAGTGATGCCACTTTTTTGCGTTTGTTTTCAGAGCAACCTACTGGAATCGAGGGGAACCCGCGACAAACATTAGATGAAGTTGATTTTGGATTAATCCAACTCAAGAAGGGCGGTGATTTGAATCATGTCAAAAAAATGATCAGCCAGAGATTAGCAAAAGATGTTATTATCCTCACTAAAAATGAGATGATATCAAACGAAGCAAGCTATTGGAATAATGCCACTCCAATAGGCTTTCTTTTTAATCTCGGCACCATCATGGGCTTTGCTGTTGGTGTGTTGATTGTTCGTAACCTTCTCACAACAGAGTTGGAAGTTAATGCAAGCCAATATGCCACTCTTAAGGCAATCGGTCATAGCAATCGAGTACTGCAGAAGTATGTTGTCCAACAAGGCCTTTTGCTTTGTTGTTTAGGCCTGCCAGGCGGAGTTCTCTTAAGTCATGTTGTTTACGATCAAGTTTCCAGGGCTACTGGTCTCAACATGCGTCTGAATATCCATGTGGTGATGGTTGTCGGTCTCTTGACTCTTGCTATTGGCGCTATTTCGGGAGTCTTGGCTGCCAAGAAGTTAGTTCAGATAGACCCTGTCAATATTTTAGAAACTCAAGGCTAGTCTATTGGGTCAGCCAGACAAATCGCATCACAATCACTCTCTCTATGCCCTTTTATTTCCTTGTAAGCATCCATTTTTGGCTTTAATTCTTTGCTGAGTATTGAGGTCGCAATTCTTGATAGATCATGATTTTTTTCGTTACCGCATTGCACAAGTCCTCTTTCTAACTGCTTGAACTTGCTACTAATGCTCTTCGCATAGCCATCTCTGGTTTTAAAGTCAGTAGTATGGAATCAACTAACTCCTTTAATAGATAATCTCTTGATCGCCTTCATAGATTGCTACATCCGACCAGATAGAGCTTGATCTGAATTCTGCCAATCGCTTCAGGTCTCAACCCATTGCCTGCTCCGGACTTTAGTCGCTTTTACCTC from Prochlorococcus marinus str. MIT 9313 includes these protein-coding regions:
- a CDS encoding FtsX-like permease family protein: MSGITFACILIFLQLGFLDAVLMTATHLYSRLDFDLVISSRDALESTMPYTFNRVQIDRLRAIDGVARVAPLDIGYKQWKNPINGRNRALLVLGIDPDNNLTQFDSLSGDLSLLNHPETIFVDTKSRNDYGFKFFLNHSDHWAQVGNRREKVSGSFELGPSLRYDGSILTGGQNFRRIFGSYSTDITSVGLLKLQPNSNIHMIKEKIESILPDKLLILTKDQVIERDKRYWLVSTSIGYVFGIGACMGLLVGIVIVGQIMNADVSTHLSIYATLLAIGYPKLRVMSLIIRLGLVVSVLAILPSLAGAKVLYSLTNLATGLPMQLTLQRVITVSLLSLIMGGGSAYLSARRVMRADPALLFS
- a CDS encoding FtsX-like permease family protein, whose protein sequence is MHKIPFAWLNVTSDRQKLIFSMLAISFAVFLMLIQIGFKQALVDSNTAFLRLLDYDLVMISKRRYTSFIEQTFPRSTLISTRGVDGVLDSCPLYQTTSIWKPIGQALRRPIRVYAVSTHCRANPFRSAGIDPKLLQQDYSVIADQLSRPEYGSLKPGVEAELDRRRIRIIDEFQLGADFSTDGTLIISDATFLRLFSEQPTGIEGNPRQTLDEVDFGLIQLKKGGDLNHVKKMISQRLAKDVIILTKNEMISNEASYWNNATPIGFLFNLGTIMGFAVGVLIVRNLLTTELEVNASQYATLKAIGHSNRVLQKYVVQQGLLLCCLGLPGGVLLSHVVYDQVSRATGLNMRLNIHVVMVVGLLTLAIGAISGVLAAKKLVQIDPVNILETQG